Proteins encoded together in one Triticum dicoccoides isolate Atlit2015 ecotype Zavitan chromosome 7B, WEW_v2.0, whole genome shotgun sequence window:
- the LOC119338922 gene encoding PLASMODESMATA CALLOSE-BINDING PROTEIN 5-like — translation MVAASPPSLHLALLLFAAHAAVGGAAGAVGVSGGGQLWCVAKNNAEDGALQSAIDWACGPNGGADCRAIQQGGACYEPPDLLAHASYAFNDYFLRSGGAASPAACDFSGAAALIGLNPSHGNCVFPSSSSPRNGSFTGITTYGRTGADLSQSSS, via the exons ATGGTGGCAGCCTCGCCTCCCTCCCTccacctcgccctcctcctctttgCAGCCCACGCGGCCGTCGGCGGCGCCGCGGGGGCGGTCGGGGTGAGCGGAGGCGGGCAGCTGTGGTGCGTGGCAAAGAACAACGCCGAGGACGGCGCGCTGCAGTCGGCCATCGACTGGGCCTGCGGCCCCAACGGCGGCGCCGACTGCCGTGCCATCCAGCAGGGCGGCGCCTGCTACGAGCCGCCCGACCTCCTGGCGCACGCCTCCTACGCCTTCAACGACTACTTCCTCCGATCCGGCGgcgccgccagccccgccgcctgcGACTTCTCCGGCGCCGCCGCGCTCATCGGCCTCAACCCTA GTCATGGGAACTGCGTGTTTCCTTCCAG TTCATCCCCCAGAAATGGCAGCTTCACGGGAATAACAACCTATGGTCGCACCGGTGCAGATTTAAGCCAAAGTTCTTCA